The Polyodon spathula isolate WHYD16114869_AA unplaced genomic scaffold, ASM1765450v1 scaffolds_4138, whole genome shotgun sequence genome contains the following window.
AAATCGTAAAGtatcacagcacagtgcagtaataaaGGATACTACTTTTCAACATTACGCTGTGCAAACACCAAATTATTAAGAGATGGTGTCTGAATTACACAAACTAAAATTATTATCTTGTTCTTGCTTCCAGATGATTTATGTGATCAGAAATCCTAAGGACACCGCTGTTTCATTGTACCATTATTACAAGCAGAACCCCAATCTGCCCAAGATTGAGAAATGGTCCacctttttagaaatgttcttgaAAGGAGAAGGTAAATATGACTAATGTTTAGATTGAgatggaaaaatgtgaagaacATCAATTAAATTTGCATGTTGTTAAAAGAGTTACCACCATGtccttttaattttcatatcagaCATGATACATGATGCAAAAGtgttaatttgatacaataatttgctttgcctgtatttgtattgcagttgtATGCGGTTCCTGGATTGACCATGTCCTTAGCTGGGAAAAGAGCAAAACTGATGAAAATGTCCTTGTTCTGTACTACGAGTCCTTAAAGCAGGTGAGTTCAAAAtggagcacaggcatggacatCATCCATTTGATATTGTCTTACATTAGTGTAGAACTAAAAAGTCACTTTGAGGAATGAAGTTAACTGGAACAATCCCTGTTATATATTCCATAGCAGATGCACGTTggggaaatttgtagaaaacattATTTAGTTTCTCTGGAACATGATGGTCtgattcttttcttttccatgctatCCCACTGGGGTTAATTCAATCAATTAACACCAATACATTTTGCCATTCCctcaatgtaaaactaaactgtcaaatgtatgtttttcataggATCTTCCAAAACATGTCAAGGAGATCAGCACGTTTTTGGGCATCAATGTCACTGAAGATCAAgtcaaagacatttcaaagaaatcttcCTTCAGTGAAATGAAGGACAAGGCAGAGAAGGAGAAAGTGAATCCAAACCACACGGTCTGCGTACTGACTTCCAACAA
Protein-coding sequences here:
- the LOC121312614 gene encoding sulfotransferase 6B1-like — encoded protein: MPEQTELIHTFNGIPFSTRVSKELLQSLDTFEAREDDVLLVSYPKSGTHWLAEIMKNLYHSHNEDNGVSKVTLTSPLEFGDLSKFDELRNLPNKRLIPTHLNYEMIPVQFKTKKCKMIYVIRNPKDTAVSLYHYYKQNPNLPKIEKWSTFLEMFLKGEVVCGSWIDHVLSWEKSKTDENVLVLYYESLKQDLPKHVKEISTFLGINVTEDQVKDISKKSSFSEMKDKAEKEKVNPNHTVCVLTSNKKLIFRKGKSFI